The Candidatus Poribacteria bacterium genome includes a window with the following:
- a CDS encoding helix-turn-helix domain-containing protein: MRKYRIWHEILMEQLSARDDAIDYLQVTLEEYQVDGDTSFFLSEIRTVVEAQGGVSKLAEKINIEPQVLSDMLTSKVAPRLDTFSTILRALGCRLSIEPIATASPNSEVKDKDHPIGQRKPTRERLSVATDA, translated from the coding sequence ATGAGAAAATACAGAATATGGCACGAAATACTAATGGAACAACTTTCTGCCAGGGATGACGCAATTGATTATCTTCAAGTGACATTGGAAGAGTACCAAGTGGACGGCGATACCTCATTTTTTCTCAGTGAGATCCGTACCGTTGTAGAAGCACAAGGGGGTGTCTCCAAACTTGCCGAGAAAATCAATATTGAGCCACAGGTACTATCAGACATGCTCACCAGTAAAGTCGCACCACGGCTCGATACGTTCAGCACCATTCTCCGGGCACTTGGGTGTCGGCTGTCAATTGAACCGATAGCGACTGCGAGCCCAAATTCTGAAGTTAAGGATAAGGATCATCCAATTGGGCAGCGGAAGCCTACGCGCGAGCGTCTTTCAGTCGCCACGGACGCATAA
- a CDS encoding cohesin domain-containing protein: MHEKTMPFNFFYAISRTSSEFDPDALTYQETEYGNYLSEGVPVQPIVNQHSGTVQLAALSLPGIGSNGDGTLATIKFKVNAIKGSKLSLRDVILSNNEGNKSYAWIEGTQLLNSAIAEGCATFNIKDVNKDCVINIQDLVLVATHFGKGGKM, encoded by the coding sequence TTGCATGAAAAAACTATGCCTTTCAATTTTTTTTATGCTATTTCTCGGACTTCATCAGAATTTGATCCCGACGCGCTTACGTATCAAGAAACTGAATACGGGAATTATCTATCTGAAGGCGTACCCGTTCAGCCTATTGTGAATCAGCATTCAGGAACAGTTCAACTCGCTGCGCTTTCCTTACCTGGTATCGGTAGTAACGGTGATGGAACCCTTGCGACTATCAAATTTAAAGTAAACGCAATTAAAGGTTCTAAACTATCTTTACGAGATGTTATTTTATCTAACAATGAAGGCAATAAATCTTATGCATGGATTGAAGGCACACAGTTATTAAATAGTGCTATCGCAGAAGGTTGCGCGACCTTCAACATCAAAGATGTGAATAAGGATTGTGTTATTAATATCCAAGATTTAGTGCTTGTTGCTACTCATTTTGGAAAAGGTGGGAAAATGTAG
- a CDS encoding T9SS type A sorting domain-containing protein → MDIIDLVLVAGAFGDTATAPGVYADTHEMLTTADVQQWLRAAHKVNLADSMFQRGILTLEQLLTVLIPKNTALLPNYPNPFNPETWIPYQLEKPTEITLSIYSVDGILIRTLALGYQPAGIYQSRDRAAYWDGTNEVGEPVASGVYFYTLLAGDFRATHRMLVIK, encoded by the coding sequence GTGGATATCATAGACCTTGTATTGGTCGCCGGAGCCTTTGGAGATACGGCGACCGCGCCAGGAGTCTATGCGGATACGCACGAGATGCTCACGACAGCCGATGTGCAACAATGGTTGCGTGCGGCACATAAAGTCAATTTGGCAGATTCCATGTTCCAACGGGGTATACTGACGCTTGAACAACTGCTAACCGTATTAATCCCTAAAAACACTGCCCTTCTGCCGAACTACCCAAACCCGTTTAACCCGGAGACGTGGATACCCTATCAGTTGGAGAAACCAACAGAGATCACTCTGTCTATCTATTCTGTAGATGGTATTTTGATTCGTACGTTGGCGTTAGGATATCAGCCTGCTGGTATCTACCAAAGTCGAGACCGTGCAGCGTATTGGGATGGGACGAATGAAGTAGGTGAACCAGTGGCAAGCGGTGTCTACTTTTATACGCTGTTGGCGGGTGATTTCAGGGCTACCCACAGAATGTTGGTAATAAAGTAG
- a CDS encoding type II toxin-antitoxin system RelE/ParE family toxin, translating into MDIGIYKDENGNEPFEQWLSSIRDNPTWARIDNRLKRVRLGLLGDHRSIGDGVFELRLDFGPGYRIYFGRIGSEHILLLTGGTKNSQQRDIAIAKRYWQHFKESIR; encoded by the coding sequence ATGGATATAGGGATTTACAAGGATGAAAATGGGAATGAGCCATTTGAGCAATGGCTTTCTTCAATCAGAGATAATCCAACTTGGGCGCGGATTGATAACCGCCTTAAACGGGTCCGGTTAGGTCTGTTAGGCGACCATCGTTCAATAGGCGACGGTGTGTTTGAACTCCGTTTGGATTTCGGTCCTGGCTACCGGATATATTTTGGTAGAATCGGGAGTGAACATATTTTGCTTCTAACAGGCGGAACTAAAAATTCGCAGCAGAGGGACATTGCGATAGCAAAACGATACTGGCAGCATTTTAAGGAATCAATACGATGA
- a CDS encoding transcriptional regulator — protein sequence MRKYKNYEEGLKVRLADSAYAKEYLTVALEEYEEDGNIEAFLLAVRDVANAQGDLSKLAEHTQLSHESIYKALSENGTLQFDTIGPILRGLGFKFSIESLENSPQ from the coding sequence ATGAGAAAATATAAGAACTACGAAGAGGGCCTCAAGGTGCGGTTGGCAGATTCGGCGTATGCGAAAGAATATCTTACCGTAGCACTTGAGGAATATGAGGAAGATGGTAATATTGAAGCGTTTTTGCTTGCAGTCAGAGATGTCGCAAACGCTCAAGGCGATTTATCAAAATTAGCGGAGCACACCCAACTGAGTCACGAGAGTATTTACAAGGCGTTATCCGAAAATGGGACTCTGCAATTTGACACAATTGGTCCAATTCTGCGTGGACTCGGTTTTAAGTTTTCAATAGAGTCACTTGAGAACAGCCCACAATGA
- a CDS encoding SMP-30/gluconolactonase/LRE family protein: MNTSKQLSRRTFLRGLGVSAVLPVLNPLTALADIPSKEGPITRYPDPAVEVIDPRFAQYKIGNAVVERLWTGARWSEGPVWFGDGGYLLWSDIPNNRILKWQEATGKVSVYRKPSNYTNGHTRDRQGRLISCEHGTRSVTRTEYDGTVTVLIDNFEGKRFNAPNDVVVHPDGHIWFTDPGYGILFNYEGHKAPFELPTSVYRLNPVTGKATVVTEELERPNGICFSPDYEKLYIADTGAPKNITVFDVVDGERLNNKQVFHEMAPGAADGLRCDTDGNVWTGTGWVGEDYDGVHIFAPDGTLIGKIHLPEICSNICFGGVKRNRLFMTGSQSLYSVYVEAQGAPLF; this comes from the coding sequence ATGAACACATCAAAACAACTTTCACGTCGAACATTTTTACGAGGTCTGGGTGTCAGTGCTGTTCTACCGGTACTCAATCCCCTGACCGCTTTGGCAGATATTCCCTCAAAAGAGGGGCCGATTACCCGTTACCCTGATCCAGCGGTTGAAGTTATCGACCCGCGTTTTGCGCAATATAAAATCGGGAACGCCGTTGTGGAACGCCTGTGGACAGGTGCGCGTTGGTCTGAGGGTCCCGTCTGGTTTGGTGATGGTGGGTACCTCCTCTGGAGCGATATTCCGAACAACCGTATTCTGAAGTGGCAGGAAGCCACCGGTAAAGTAAGCGTCTATCGTAAACCCTCTAACTACACCAACGGTCATACGCGCGATCGGCAAGGTCGGCTCATCAGTTGTGAACACGGTACACGCAGCGTCACTCGCACCGAATACGACGGAACGGTTACTGTCCTGATTGATAACTTTGAAGGCAAACGGTTCAACGCCCCGAATGATGTGGTCGTCCATCCGGATGGGCATATCTGGTTTACGGATCCGGGATACGGTATCCTGTTCAATTATGAAGGGCATAAAGCACCGTTTGAATTGCCGACTTCTGTCTATCGTCTCAACCCTGTCACTGGGAAAGCGACTGTTGTGACGGAAGAGCTTGAAAGACCGAACGGCATCTGCTTCTCGCCTGACTACGAGAAGCTCTATATCGCGGACACAGGGGCACCTAAAAATATCACTGTCTTCGATGTGGTAGATGGTGAACGGTTAAATAATAAACAGGTATTCCATGAGATGGCACCCGGTGCCGCTGACGGGCTTCGGTGCGATACTGATGGTAATGTCTGGACAGGTACGGGTTGGGTCGGTGAAGACTACGACGGTGTGCACATCTTCGCACCGGACGGAACGCTTATCGGTAAGATTCACCTCCCAGAAATTTGTTCCAACATCTGTTTCGGCGGTGTGAAACGTAACAGACTCTTTATGACAGGTAGCCAATCTTTGTACTCGGTTTATGTTGAAGCGCAAGGCGCACCACTGTTTTAA
- a CDS encoding STAS domain-containing protein has translation MTTIMHLKGGVPILKPYGKLIGVAASQFREKLISQMDASDMSGILIDFKRVNKIDSAGLGTLVEAYIVARRKKGRIGVINVGMNIKSLIIRTRLINIFEHFDNEDIAVAILSNRVNLPAQDE, from the coding sequence ATGACAACTATAATGCACTTGAAAGGTGGCGTTCCGATTTTAAAACCATATGGGAAACTCATAGGCGTTGCAGCGTCGCAATTTCGAGAAAAACTTATTTCTCAGATGGATGCCTCTGATATGTCAGGCATTCTCATCGACTTCAAACGGGTTAATAAGATTGACAGTGCGGGCCTCGGAACATTGGTAGAGGCGTATATTGTAGCGAGGCGGAAAAAAGGGCGTATCGGTGTTATCAATGTAGGTATGAACATCAAAAGCCTGATTATCCGAACCCGTCTTATTAATATCTTTGAGCATTTCGACAATGAGGATATTGCAGTCGCAATACTATCAAACCGTGTTAACCTGCCTGCGCAGGATGAATAA
- a CDS encoding sigma-70 family RNA polymerase sigma factor — protein sequence MALKCQSGDIKCPAYKHQGIFQPDNKTVKSLLPDLKCCAACMSSAPPKRPDLRDDMLQIASLTLVEKGPKFNPSHESGASFGTFIRPRICGALMDAKGKELSHSNRELLNWNPHTGIDDGTNQYVARLGTALNLHADFEDELVRDISFASALPTLLKVLTPREQAVFACLREDQRNCEIAEILQLSESRVSQLVRQVTVKLTNAAQELGLAD from the coding sequence ATGGCTTTGAAATGTCAATCAGGTGATATAAAATGTCCAGCGTACAAACATCAGGGCATTTTCCAACCGGATAATAAAACCGTAAAATCACTTTTGCCAGATTTGAAGTGCTGTGCGGCGTGTATGTCGTCTGCGCCACCGAAACGTCCTGATCTCCGCGATGATATGTTACAAATTGCTTCTTTAACGCTTGTTGAAAAGGGACCTAAGTTCAACCCATCGCATGAAAGTGGTGCAAGTTTCGGAACTTTCATCCGCCCTCGGATCTGTGGGGCTTTGATGGATGCAAAAGGTAAGGAGCTCAGCCATAGCAATCGTGAGCTTCTCAATTGGAATCCGCACACCGGCATTGATGATGGAACGAATCAGTATGTCGCGCGGTTAGGTACGGCTCTAAACCTGCATGCTGACTTTGAGGATGAACTCGTCCGAGACATCAGTTTTGCATCCGCCTTGCCTACACTTTTAAAGGTGTTGACCCCCCGCGAACAAGCCGTTTTCGCTTGTCTTCGTGAGGATCAACGGAATTGTGAGATTGCCGAAATTTTGCAGCTTTCCGAGTCGCGCGTCAGCCAACTGGTGAGACAAGTGACCGTCAAACTGACAAACGCGGCGCAAGAACTGGGTTTAGCAGACTAA
- a CDS encoding DUF1552 domain-containing protein has protein sequence MNTSKQLSRRTFLQGLGVTIALPWLEVMGPVTSWAAASAGATQTVPNRMAFLYVPNGKIMEDWTPKQVGADYALTDILKPLENVKDKTLVLSGLTADKARANGDGGGDHARAMAAFLTGAQPRKTDGSDIHAGISVDQAAASHIGTQTRLPSLELGIDPGYRSGNCDSGYSCVYSATLSWRSATQPLPKEVNPKLAFERLFSTMPDTERAQRDQQRKSILDFVMQDSKDLIRQVSGNDVRKLDEYFSAIRDIELRIDAAEKFPAIERPDYIAPEEIPKDFQEHVRLMMDLIVLAFQTDVTRVVTFTLANEGSNKSYPAVNVTDGHHYLSHHRGDEEKVAKIRKIDVFHMQQLAYFLEKLDATAEADGSLLDHSMILYGSGNADGNRHSHHDLPILLAGNGCGTLKSGRHIRYPKETPLNNLWMSMLNRMDVNLAQIGDSTGSLPDLS, from the coding sequence ATGAACACATCAAAACAACTTTCACGTCGAACATTTCTACAGGGTTTAGGCGTTACCATTGCTCTACCGTGGTTGGAAGTGATGGGACCTGTTACATCGTGGGCAGCGGCATCCGCAGGTGCAACACAAACAGTACCGAACCGGATGGCATTCCTCTATGTGCCGAACGGAAAGATTATGGAGGATTGGACCCCGAAACAGGTAGGTGCTGACTACGCGCTTACTGATATTCTGAAACCGTTAGAGAATGTAAAGGACAAAACACTGGTACTCAGTGGTCTAACGGCTGATAAAGCACGCGCCAACGGCGATGGTGGGGGTGACCACGCCCGAGCGATGGCAGCCTTCCTGACAGGCGCGCAACCCCGTAAAACTGACGGCTCTGATATTCATGCCGGCATTTCTGTTGACCAAGCGGCAGCATCACACATCGGCACACAGACCCGTCTTCCGTCACTGGAGCTCGGAATTGATCCGGGTTACAGATCAGGAAACTGCGATTCCGGCTATAGCTGCGTCTACTCTGCAACGCTGTCGTGGCGTTCCGCAACGCAGCCGCTTCCGAAAGAGGTTAACCCGAAACTCGCCTTTGAACGCCTATTCTCGACCATGCCGGACACCGAACGGGCCCAACGCGATCAACAGCGAAAAAGTATCCTCGACTTTGTTATGCAGGACTCAAAGGATTTGATCCGTCAAGTCAGCGGGAACGATGTGCGTAAACTTGATGAGTACTTCTCCGCTATCCGGGACATAGAACTGCGAATTGACGCAGCCGAGAAGTTCCCAGCGATCGAAAGACCCGATTACATCGCACCTGAAGAAATTCCTAAAGACTTCCAAGAGCACGTCCGACTCATGATGGACCTGATTGTACTCGCCTTCCAGACAGATGTGACGCGTGTTGTGACTTTTACGTTAGCAAATGAAGGGAGCAATAAGTCGTATCCGGCTGTCAATGTCACTGATGGGCATCACTACCTGTCGCATCACCGTGGTGACGAGGAGAAGGTGGCGAAAATCCGTAAAATCGACGTCTTCCACATGCAGCAGTTGGCATACTTCTTGGAAAAACTGGACGCAACTGCTGAAGCGGACGGTTCGCTGTTAGACCATTCAATGATTTTGTATGGCAGTGGAAACGCAGATGGCAACCGACACAGCCATCACGACCTCCCAATTCTGCTCGCAGGTAACGGGTGTGGCACGCTTAAAAGTGGTCGCCATATCCGCTATCCAAAAGAGACACCGCTCAATAATCTCTGGATGTCAATGCTCAACCGTATGGATGTCAATTTAGCACAAATAGGCGATAGCACTGGTAGTTTGCCCGATCTTTCCTAA
- a CDS encoding FG-GAP-like repeat-containing protein — protein sequence MKSKNTLLLVICLVCISPLLGAEAIQFVDITEKAGINFRHVNGAEGAYHLPETLGAGGAFFDADNDGFLDIYLVNSGYWDKSPSAKQATSALYRNNRDGTFTDITTAARVANLGNYGQGATCADYNNDGNVDLYVTNFGANVLYRNNGDGTFTDVTGSAGVGDPGWSSSACFFDYNSDGYLDLFVVNYLVYSLDVTYLPCGEDGIHTYCHPSLFEGAPDRLYHNNGDGTFTDVSQAAGVGGVGGMFHGKGLGVVSADFNNDGAPDLYVANDDTRNDFFYNNGDGTFSEISLLAGCAYSFNGVAQAGMGVTIGDYNSDSWLDIFVTNLSYETNALYRNNGDGTFTDVIYEAHLGKESYLYVGFGTGLFDADSDGWLDLFIANGHIIDNIEDTHDILTYRQPDQLFRNNGDGTFQEISESAGGYFQRLAVSRGTLFGDYDSDGDVDILVTQNSGPVTLLRNETQTQNNWVSVKTVGVISNRDGIGTRITMVAGEQTQTREVNPGSSYMSTRDARCYFGLGANTTVDRLELRWQSGVVQVFENLPINQEHVISEFSDTPEDRLFKAVWTENIAALRGTSIDVNLKDAVGRSPLRIAAEKGDINAVTFLIENGADVNVTDANGNTSLIFVINKTGNLEITERLLEKGAAVNTQNGNGETALMYAAWRGHANIVRLLLENRADATLKNRRGDTALTLAESQGYPKIVEMLKTAIK from the coding sequence ATGAAAAGTAAAAACACACTCCTTTTGGTTATATGCCTTGTATGTATATCACCCTTGTTAGGTGCTGAGGCGATCCAATTCGTTGATATAACCGAAAAAGCGGGCATCAATTTCCGACACGTCAACGGTGCTGAAGGCGCGTACCATTTGCCTGAAACCCTCGGTGCTGGCGGCGCGTTCTTTGATGCAGATAACGACGGATTTCTTGACATCTATCTCGTCAACAGCGGTTATTGGGACAAATCACCATCAGCAAAACAGGCGACGAGCGCACTCTATCGCAACAATCGTGATGGCACTTTTACTGACATCACAACGGCTGCAAGGGTGGCAAATCTTGGCAACTATGGACAGGGAGCGACATGTGCAGATTATAACAACGACGGCAACGTAGATCTTTATGTAACCAATTTCGGGGCGAACGTGCTCTACCGCAACAATGGCGACGGTACCTTTACGGATGTGACGGGCTCTGCAGGTGTCGGCGACCCAGGATGGAGCAGCAGTGCTTGTTTTTTCGACTACAACTCCGATGGGTATCTTGATCTGTTTGTTGTCAACTATCTTGTGTATTCGCTTGATGTTACTTACCTGCCGTGTGGAGAAGACGGAATACACACCTATTGCCATCCGTCGTTATTTGAAGGCGCGCCTGATAGACTCTATCATAACAACGGGGACGGCACCTTTACAGATGTTAGTCAAGCGGCGGGTGTTGGTGGAGTCGGTGGCATGTTTCACGGGAAAGGTTTAGGGGTCGTCTCAGCGGACTTTAACAACGACGGCGCGCCTGATCTTTACGTGGCAAACGACGACACCCGAAACGATTTCTTTTATAATAACGGCGATGGCACATTCAGCGAAATCTCGCTCCTCGCCGGATGTGCTTACAGTTTCAACGGGGTAGCGCAAGCCGGTATGGGTGTTACCATCGGGGACTATAACAGCGACAGTTGGCTTGATATTTTTGTCACGAACCTCTCCTACGAGACTAATGCCCTCTATCGGAACAACGGCGATGGCACCTTCACGGATGTAATTTATGAGGCACATCTCGGAAAAGAGAGTTATTTGTATGTCGGGTTTGGGACGGGGCTCTTTGATGCGGATAGTGATGGATGGTTAGATCTTTTCATTGCCAATGGACATATCATTGATAACATTGAAGACACACACGATATCCTTACGTATCGCCAACCCGATCAACTGTTCCGTAATAACGGAGACGGCACATTCCAAGAAATTTCAGAGAGCGCAGGCGGCTATTTTCAACGCCTTGCGGTGAGCCGAGGCACACTCTTCGGTGATTATGATAGCGACGGCGATGTTGACATACTCGTTACACAAAATAGTGGTCCCGTAACTTTATTGCGAAATGAAACGCAAACGCAAAATAATTGGGTGTCGGTTAAAACTGTTGGTGTGATTAGCAATCGAGACGGGATCGGCACGCGTATCACTATGGTGGCTGGTGAACAGACACAGACGCGGGAGGTAAATCCAGGATCGAGTTACATGTCCACCCGCGACGCTCGGTGCTATTTTGGCTTAGGGGCAAATACAACTGTTGATAGACTTGAGCTGCGGTGGCAGAGCGGCGTTGTGCAAGTCTTTGAAAATCTTCCCATTAATCAGGAACACGTCATTTCCGAATTTTCCGATACACCCGAGGATAGGCTTTTCAAAGCAGTATGGACAGAAAATATTGCAGCCCTTCGCGGCACAAGCATAGATGTAAACCTAAAAGATGCTGTAGGGCGGTCCCCTTTACGCATTGCAGCCGAAAAAGGAGACATCAATGCAGTGACGTTCCTCATTGAAAATGGAGCAGATGTGAACGTAACGGATGCCAACGGTAATACATCGCTGATTTTTGTTATCAACAAGACAGGAAATCTGGAGATCACCGAACGATTGCTTGAAAAAGGCGCAGCAGTAAATACGCAAAACGGTAACGGTGAAACAGCGTTGATGTATGCGGCGTGGCGCGGACATGCAAATATCGTTCGGCTTTTACTTGAAAATCGTGCCGATGCCACCCTAAAAAATAGGCGGGGCGACACGGCGTTGACGCTTGCGGAATCACAAGGGTATCCTAAAATTGTGGAGATGCTCAAAACGGCAATAAAATAG
- a CDS encoding formylglycine-generating enzyme family protein translates to MAESDLCLIPAGTFIMGSDDDLPNEAPAHKVYLDAYYIGKTEVTNAEYYLFWLESGGTSSEHTPISYEGAFGTWPEIAATKPNYPVIGVSWDAATAYAAWRGMRLPTEAEWEKAARGTTTRRWPWGNTFTQRIKGTTVHANVWKQSGAHLKPVGTYPTGVSPYGAHDMAGNVWEWVADWYSENFYYHSPDRNPKGPTVGSRRVVKGGSWLNPEMIARCSVRFGQHPSIGTSFIGFRLAKDATPSYEK, encoded by the coding sequence TTGGCTGAATCTGATCTGTGCCTCATCCCTGCTGGTACTTTCATAATGGGCAGTGATGACGACCTTCCGAATGAAGCACCAGCGCATAAAGTCTATCTGGATGCCTACTATATAGGTAAAACCGAGGTAACCAACGCTGAATATTATCTGTTTTGGCTTGAAAGCGGTGGAACCAGCAGTGAACATACACCCATTAGTTATGAAGGCGCGTTCGGCACTTGGCCCGAGATCGCAGCGACAAAGCCGAACTACCCTGTCATCGGGGTCTCATGGGATGCTGCTACTGCTTATGCAGCGTGGCGAGGTATGCGGTTGCCCACTGAAGCAGAATGGGAAAAAGCCGCTCGCGGAACGACTACTCGACGGTGGCCCTGGGGAAATACCTTCACGCAACGGATTAAAGGCACAACCGTTCATGCAAACGTTTGGAAACAGTCTGGGGCACACCTAAAACCCGTTGGAACTTATCCTACAGGCGTAAGTCCTTACGGGGCACACGATATGGCAGGTAATGTCTGGGAATGGGTGGCTGACTGGTATTCAGAAAATTTCTACTATCACAGTCCTGATCGAAACCCGAAGGGACCCACGGTTGGGAGTCGGCGTGTTGTGAAAGGCGGTTCGTGGTTAAATCCAGAAATGATAGCGAGGTGTTCCGTACGCTTCGGGCAGCATCCGTCGATCGGTACCAGTTTCATCGGATTCCGTCTCGCGAAAGATGCAACTCCCTCATATGAAAAGTAA
- a CDS encoding tetratricopeptide repeat protein, which yields MKLFKYTFTPLIFLHALLAIAAPRFHPEAARLYDAGVRALTHGEQEKARTALEKAVELDGSIADAHCILGLIYKGAEEIHAAAEAFQRATIADENYIEAYYELGDVLLTHLGDTTQATQVLQKVVAIDADHARTRTLLGIAYFRDNLTDAAIRELQHAIKLDPTSQAARYTLGTAFLQQGAWQSAIDTFKKLIEIEPFHAKAYFSLGTAYRRIGETEVAQKSLQRFEVLSIEEEQLTHLKRFVQQNATDAEAWYRLGRIQLKRQLWRDATQALERYVTLAPQETRGYEALGYVQFQRQNYKQAAVMYQKVIQQKPNVATYRNSLGGAYLMLEQYPKAIEQYQTAIHLKPSEPRFYLNLSKAYELAGAHAEAEKTYKKYERLTSKSK from the coding sequence ATGAAACTATTCAAATACACCTTCACGCCTCTCATATTTCTCCACGCGCTGCTCGCAATTGCCGCGCCACGGTTTCACCCCGAAGCGGCACGGTTGTATGATGCAGGAGTGCGCGCCCTCACACATGGAGAACAAGAGAAAGCGCGAACTGCTTTAGAGAAAGCAGTCGAACTTGATGGATCGATAGCGGACGCGCACTGCATTTTGGGATTGATTTATAAAGGTGCCGAGGAAATCCATGCCGCGGCTGAAGCATTTCAACGGGCGACAATCGCAGATGAAAACTATATTGAGGCATATTATGAACTCGGTGATGTGCTACTCACTCACTTAGGGGACACCACGCAGGCGACACAAGTCCTACAGAAAGTAGTCGCTATAGATGCCGATCATGCGCGGACGCGGACTCTATTAGGTATCGCCTATTTTCGTGATAATCTAACCGATGCTGCTATTCGTGAACTTCAACACGCTATTAAACTGGATCCTACATCACAAGCGGCGCGCTACACGCTCGGTACTGCTTTCCTTCAACAAGGCGCGTGGCAATCTGCTATTGATACTTTCAAGAAACTAATTGAAATTGAGCCGTTCCACGCGAAGGCATATTTTAGTTTGGGCACCGCGTACCGTCGTATTGGGGAAACAGAAGTAGCACAGAAGAGTTTACAACGTTTCGAGGTGCTATCTATTGAGGAAGAGCAGTTGACGCATCTTAAGCGATTTGTGCAGCAAAACGCTACCGATGCCGAGGCGTGGTACCGACTGGGTAGAATCCAATTGAAGCGGCAGCTTTGGCGTGATGCAACGCAAGCTTTGGAACGTTATGTCACACTCGCACCACAAGAGACGCGCGGCTATGAAGCACTCGGTTATGTTCAGTTTCAACGGCAGAACTATAAGCAAGCGGCGGTGATGTATCAGAAAGTCATTCAGCAGAAACCAAACGTCGCGACTTACCGTAACAGTCTCGGTGGTGCTTACTTGATGTTAGAACAGTATCCTAAAGCGATAGAACAATACCAAACCGCTATCCACTTAAAACCTTCCGAACCACGCTTCTATCTGAATCTCTCTAAGGCGTATGAACTCGCTGGTGCCCATGCAGAAGCCGAGAAAACCTATAAAAAATATGAGCGTCTTACATCAAAGTCGAAATAA
- a CDS encoding zinc-binding dehydrogenase, with protein MKVVAKFGPESAGLIDKPDPVAKGEFVVVKIHSAPMCTEYKGFKNEGESDSFGHEAAGEVVEIAQEGTVKVGDRVVVMPHYPCGKCYLCLAGEYAHCPNDHRSPNIPEQTGVTATYAQYILKKDWQLVPIPEDLSYHHAGMACCGLGSTFNAMRLMNVNALDTVLITGMGPIGLGGVINAVYRGARVIAVESHPYRAALAKKLGAAEVVNPQDEDAVNQIRDLTSDRGVDKGVECSAAPAAVQLLIDASRPKGHISLIGGIREVAIQSWGVLINHGLTLHGTRHYNLVDTPAMMRMITQVKDQLDTFITHTFPMSQIQEAWALQYTHNCGKVVLDAWK; from the coding sequence ATGAAAGTCGTTGCAAAATTCGGTCCCGAAAGCGCGGGATTAATCGACAAACCAGACCCGGTTGCTAAGGGTGAGTTCGTTGTCGTCAAAATTCATTCAGCACCTATGTGTACGGAATACAAAGGTTTCAAAAATGAAGGTGAGAGCGACAGTTTCGGACACGAAGCCGCTGGTGAAGTGGTGGAAATCGCACAGGAGGGCACTGTCAAGGTAGGCGACCGTGTTGTCGTGATGCCACACTACCCCTGTGGAAAGTGTTATCTCTGCTTGGCAGGCGAATATGCTCACTGCCCAAACGACCATAGATCCCCAAACATTCCCGAACAGACTGGCGTGACAGCAACTTATGCACAGTACATCCTTAAAAAGGACTGGCAACTGGTGCCTATTCCAGAAGATCTCTCCTATCATCATGCCGGAATGGCGTGTTGCGGGCTTGGATCGACATTTAATGCAATGCGGTTAATGAATGTCAACGCGCTTGATACCGTCCTCATCACAGGGATGGGACCTATTGGACTTGGTGGTGTGATTAATGCCGTGTACAGAGGTGCGCGCGTCATAGCTGTTGAAAGCCACCCATATCGCGCAGCCCTCGCTAAAAAACTCGGCGCAGCCGAAGTTGTCAATCCACAAGACGAGGATGCCGTCAATCAGATTCGGGATTTGACCAGTGACAGAGGCGTTGACAAAGGTGTGGAGTGCTCAGCAGCTCCGGCAGCAGTCCAATTATTGATTGATGCGTCGCGCCCGAAAGGACATATCTCCTTGATCGGTGGCATTCGTGAAGTGGCAATTCAGAGCTGGGGGGTTCTTATCAATCACGGCTTGACCTTACACGGCACACGGCATTATAACCTCGTAGACACACCTGCTATGATGCGGATGATTACACAAGTGAAGGATCAACTGGATACATTCATCACACACACCTTCCCTATGAGCCAGATTCAGGAGGCATGGGCATTGCAGTATACCCATAACTGCGGGAAAGTTGTTCTTGATGCATGGAAATAG